One window from the genome of Lathamus discolor isolate bLatDis1 chromosome 24, bLatDis1.hap1, whole genome shotgun sequence encodes:
- the EFNA4 gene encoding ephrin-A4 isoform X2, translating into MRPAPLLGLLLWAPLLWAPPVRSPRHSVHWNGSNPRFLRDDYSIQVAINDYLDIYCPHYEGSVPAGRAETFTLFMVDREGYRGCYETPGAFKRWECNKPQAPFGPVRFSEKIQRFAPFPLGFEFQPGETYYYISVPSPESAGRCLKLRVSVCCRGTTPEPVTEVPNSQPRGRGGPEDAEPGRSIAAPLQPRGLCLALPLLALLWI; encoded by the exons ATGCGCCCCGCGCCGCTGCTCGGGCTCCTGCTCTGGGCGCCGCTGCTCTGGGCGCCGCCGGTGCGCAGCCCCCGCCACAGCGTCCACTGGAACGGCAGCAACCCCAG GTTCCTACGGGACGACTACAGCATCCAGGTGGCCATCAATGACTACCTGGACATCTACTGCCCGCACTACGAGGGGTCCGTGCCCGCCGGGCGGGCAGAGACCTTCACGCTCTTCATGGTGGACCGGGAGGGCTACCGCGGCTGCTACGAGACCCCCGGCGCCTTCAAGCGCTGGGAGTGCAACAAGCCCCAGGCGCCCTTCGGGCCCGTCCGCTTCTCGGAGAAGATCCAGCGCTTCGCCCCCTTCCCGCTGGGCTTCGAGTTCCAGCCGGGGGAGACCTACTACTACATCT CCGTGCCCAGCCCCGAGAGCGCCGGGCGCTGCCTGAAGCTGCGCGTCTCCGTCTGCTGCAGAGGCACCA CGCCGGAGCCGGTGACAGAGGTTCCCAATTCGCAGCCCCGCGGGCGAGGGGGGCCGGAGG ACGCGGAGCCCGGCCGCAGCATCGCAGCCCCGCTGCAGCCCCGCGGCCTGTGCCTGGCGCTGCCGCTCCTGGCCCTGCTCTGGATCTGA
- the EFNA4 gene encoding ephrin-A4 isoform X1, which produces MRPAPLLGLLLWAPLLWAPPVRSPRHSVHWNGSNPRFLRDDYSIQVAINDYLDIYCPHYEGSVPAGRAETFTLFMVDREGYRGCYETPGAFKRWECNKPQAPFGPVRFSEKIQRFAPFPLGFEFQPGETYYYISVPSPESAGRCLKLRVSVCCRGTTPEPVTEVPNSQPRGRGGPEARGAAPGHDSPAGPPQSRAGARSSGLEGPRFPPASPHIGPAGPLPRCQALCASVDSCSAPGPSTHLVPSSPMDPPLQGGWGPPKALEQSSSSSGCWMEAPLLPCPPARTHRSVFWEDAFLHAVTGPFGLVLTPGSD; this is translated from the exons ATGCGCCCCGCGCCGCTGCTCGGGCTCCTGCTCTGGGCGCCGCTGCTCTGGGCGCCGCCGGTGCGCAGCCCCCGCCACAGCGTCCACTGGAACGGCAGCAACCCCAG GTTCCTACGGGACGACTACAGCATCCAGGTGGCCATCAATGACTACCTGGACATCTACTGCCCGCACTACGAGGGGTCCGTGCCCGCCGGGCGGGCAGAGACCTTCACGCTCTTCATGGTGGACCGGGAGGGCTACCGCGGCTGCTACGAGACCCCCGGCGCCTTCAAGCGCTGGGAGTGCAACAAGCCCCAGGCGCCCTTCGGGCCCGTCCGCTTCTCGGAGAAGATCCAGCGCTTCGCCCCCTTCCCGCTGGGCTTCGAGTTCCAGCCGGGGGAGACCTACTACTACATCT CCGTGCCCAGCCCCGAGAGCGCCGGGCGCTGCCTGAAGCTGCGCGTCTCCGTCTGCTGCAGAGGCACCA CGCCGGAGCCGGTGACAGAGGTTCCCAATTCGCAGCCCCGCGGGCGAGGGGGGCCGGAGG CCCGTGGGGCAGCCCCAGGCCACGACTCACCCGCCGGACCTCCACAGAGCCGAGCCGGGGCCAGGAGCTCCGGGCTGGAAG GACCTCGCTTCCCACCGGCATCCCCGCACATCGGCCCCGCCGGACCCCTGCCCCGGTGCCAGGCTCTATGTGCCTCAGTGgactcctgctctgctccagggcCATCGACTCATCTTGTGCCTTCTTCCCCCATGGACCCTCCACTGCAGGGGGGCTGGGGACCCCCCAAGgccctggagcagagcagcagctcctctgggtgCTGGATGGAGGCCCCTCTGCTGCCTTGTCCTCCGGCGAGGACACACCGATCTGTCTTCTGGGAAGACGCCTTCCTCCATGCCGTCACCGGCCCCTTCGGTTTGGTTTTAACCCCTGGTAGTGACTGA